One window of the Halobacillus litoralis genome contains the following:
- a CDS encoding GNAT family N-acetyltransferase translates to MPEVRVAHFEDAETIAEIHVKSWKSTYKDLIDERDLSNTTVEHRIALWETVLRTPVNGQIAFVIENDEKEVVGFVSGGKERTKNYGFDGEIYAIYLLDEYQGQGYGKQLLKVFAEGMEKAGYESLLVWVLTHNPSSRFYIKYGADPIEAEKVTIGQGTYEETAYGWNELKELIHKFS, encoded by the coding sequence ATGCCTGAAGTAAGAGTTGCCCATTTTGAAGATGCAGAAACCATCGCTGAAATTCATGTGAAAAGCTGGAAATCCACTTATAAAGATTTGATTGATGAAAGAGACTTAAGCAACACGACAGTAGAACACCGGATTGCATTATGGGAAACGGTATTGCGGACGCCTGTGAATGGTCAAATCGCTTTCGTTATCGAAAACGATGAGAAGGAAGTCGTCGGTTTCGTCTCTGGCGGAAAAGAGCGCACGAAAAACTATGGATTTGATGGAGAAATCTATGCGATTTATTTATTGGATGAATATCAAGGTCAAGGGTATGGTAAGCAGTTATTAAAGGTGTTTGCAGAAGGAATGGAAAAAGCGGGTTATGAGTCACTACTTGTCTGGGTGCTTACCCATAATCCTTCCAGCAGGTTTTATATCAAGTATGGAGCAGATCCGATTGAAGCTGAAAAGGTGACTATCGGGCAAGGAACCTATGAGGAAACGGCCTATGGTTGGAATGAACTGAAGGAACTGATACATAAATTCTCCTGA